One Mesorhizobium loti genomic window carries:
- a CDS encoding transcriptional regulator → MKQNYTIRHGALEGVEVFLAVARRRNFRRAAADLGVTPSAVSQAVRALEARIGAALFVRTTRSVGLTEAGQRFLDRAGPAFEEIVAAGEAARDVGRRPTGLLRLSVPRAVVPLILEPVIASFCQAYPEVELEIAASDEMVDLATGGFDAGIRLGQFIATDMVAVRLTPSFSFVVVGSPDYFERHGRPERVDDLRHHACLRLRRSNGAIAPWTFVDGNEAIEAIVSGPLIAHDYPTLLGAAMRGIGLAQIPRPVAEGPIAQGKLEPVLDTIAATTPGVFLYHPGKRQILPKLRAFIDHLKSGV, encoded by the coding sequence ATGAAGCAGAACTACACAATCCGGCATGGGGCGCTTGAGGGCGTCGAGGTGTTCCTGGCGGTCGCCAGGCGCCGCAACTTCCGCCGCGCCGCTGCCGATCTCGGCGTGACGCCTTCGGCCGTAAGCCAGGCGGTGCGCGCGCTGGAAGCCCGCATCGGTGCGGCGTTGTTTGTCCGCACGACACGCAGCGTCGGCCTGACCGAGGCCGGTCAGCGCTTCCTCGACCGTGCCGGCCCTGCCTTCGAGGAGATCGTCGCCGCCGGCGAGGCCGCGCGGGATGTCGGCCGGCGGCCGACCGGCTTGCTGCGCCTGTCGGTGCCGCGCGCCGTCGTGCCGTTGATCCTGGAGCCGGTGATCGCGTCTTTCTGCCAGGCCTATCCCGAAGTCGAACTGGAGATCGCGGCGAGCGACGAGATGGTCGATCTGGCGACCGGCGGGTTCGATGCCGGCATTCGCCTCGGCCAGTTCATTGCGACCGACATGGTCGCGGTCCGGCTGACACCGTCATTCTCGTTCGTGGTCGTCGGCAGCCCCGACTATTTCGAGCGCCATGGGCGCCCAGAACGTGTCGACGACTTGCGCCACCACGCCTGCCTGCGCTTGCGCCGTTCGAACGGCGCCATCGCACCCTGGACATTCGTCGACGGAAACGAGGCGATCGAGGCCATCGTTTCAGGCCCGCTGATCGCGCATGACTATCCGACATTGCTCGGAGCCGCGATGCGTGGGATTGGGCTGGCGCAGATCCCTCGACCTGTCGCCGAAGGTCCGATTGCCCAGGGAAAACTCGAGCCCGTGCTGGACACCATCGCCGCGACGACGCCGGGCGTCTTCCTCTATCATCCCGGCAAGCGCCAGATCCTGCCGAAGCTGCGCGCCTTCATCGACCACCTCAAATCTGGGGTCTGA
- a CDS encoding type 11 methyltransferase, producing MTDGLDGVRDHYRATGLTERLKTALAAFGPEDRLLTPQQLGTLDQFHTRGLAATAELAQLADITAGMSVLDVGSGIGGPARFLAATYGCRVAGVDLSEPFVDAARYLTERTRQGGQLSFQTASALELPFDDGRFDIALLQHVAMNIFDRGQLYREIRRMLKSGGKFATFDVVLGSGQPLYPLPWARTPATSFLLTADATREAIEPAGFRMLAWQDDTEIAKAWFAQLRALGPPPSPNLGVVMGPDFAELAANLGRNLMEGRLGILTAVFEAASTHS from the coding sequence ATGACCGATGGACTTGATGGGGTGCGCGACCATTACCGCGCGACCGGCCTGACTGAACGGCTGAAGACCGCACTGGCTGCCTTCGGCCCGGAGGATCGGCTTCTCACCCCGCAGCAATTGGGTACCCTCGACCAGTTTCACACCCGTGGGCTTGCGGCGACCGCTGAGCTTGCCCAATTGGCTGACATCACCGCCGGCATGTCGGTTCTGGATGTCGGCTCGGGCATCGGCGGGCCGGCGCGCTTTCTGGCTGCGACCTATGGCTGCAGGGTTGCCGGCGTGGACCTCAGCGAGCCTTTCGTGGATGCCGCGCGCTATCTGACCGAGCGCACGAGGCAGGGCGGACAATTGTCGTTCCAGACCGCCAGCGCCCTGGAGCTTCCGTTCGATGACGGCCGTTTCGACATCGCGCTGCTGCAGCATGTGGCGATGAACATCTTCGACCGGGGGCAGCTCTATCGCGAGATTCGGCGCATGCTGAAATCAGGCGGCAAGTTTGCCACCTTCGACGTCGTGTTGGGCAGCGGCCAGCCGCTCTATCCGCTTCCCTGGGCGCGAACGCCGGCAACAAGCTTCCTCCTGACAGCCGACGCGACGCGTGAGGCGATCGAACCGGCCGGCTTCCGCATGCTGGCATGGCAAGACGACACCGAGATCGCCAAGGCCTGGTTCGCGCAGTTGCGGGCGTTGGGTCCGCCGCCTTCGCCAAATCTCGGCGTGGTGATGGGGCCGGACTTCGCCGAGCTTGCAGCCAATCTGGGGCGAAATCTCATGGAAGGCCGGCTCGGCATCCTGACCGCGGTGTTCGAGGCCGCGTCGACCCACAGCTGA